In Kogia breviceps isolate mKogBre1 chromosome 7, mKogBre1 haplotype 1, whole genome shotgun sequence, a single window of DNA contains:
- the EIF1AD gene encoding probable RNA-binding protein EIF1AD isoform X1, which yields MSQATKRKHVVKEVLGEHMVPSDQQQIVRVLRTPGNNLHEVETAEGQRFLVSMPSKYRKNIWIKRGDFLIVDPIEEGEKVKAEISFVLCKDHVRSLQKEGLWPEAFSEVAEKHNNRNRQAQPELPAEPQSSGEESSSEGDADLFVNTNRRQCHESEEESEEEETA from the exons ATGTCTCAGGCCACCAAGAGGAAGCATGTGGTGAAGGAGGTGCTGGGGGAGCACATGGTGCCCTCCGACCAGCAGCAGATCGTGAGG GTACTCAGGACCCCAGGGAACAATCTGCATGAGGTGGAGACAGCCGAGGGGCAACGCTTCCTGGTGAGCATGCCCTCCAAATACCGCAAGAACATCTGGATCAAGAGAG GGGACTTTCTCATCGTTGACCCTATtgaagagggagagaaggtgaAGGCCGAGATCTCCTTTGTGCTCTGCAAAGACCACGTGCGCTCTCTGCAGAAGGAGGGGCTCTG GCCTGAGGCCTTCTCCGAAGTGGCTGAGAAACACAACAACCGGAACAG ACAGGCTCAGCCAGAACTCCCAGCTGAGCCACAGTCATCAGGAGAAGAGTCCAGCTCTGAAGGTGATGCTGACCTTTTTGTTAACACCAACCGCAGACAGTGTCATGAGAGTGAGGAGGAGAGTGAAGAAGAGGAGACGGCCTGA
- the BANF1 gene encoding barrier-to-autointegration factor: MTTSQKHRDFVAEPMGEKPVGSLAGIGEVLGKKLEERGFDKAYVVLGQFLVLKKDEDLFREWLKDTCGANAKQSRDCFGCLREWCDAFL, from the exons ATGACAACCTCCCAAAAGCACCGAGACTTCGTGGCAGAGCCCATGGGGGAAAAGCCAGTGGGAAGCCTGGCCGGCATTGGCGAAGTCCTGGGCAAGAAGCTGGAGGAAAGGGGTTTTGACAAG GCCTATGTGGTCCTTGGTCAGTTTCTGGTGCTAAAGAAAGATGAAGATCTTTTCCGGGAATGGCTGAAGGACACGTGCGGCGCCAACGCCAAGCAGTCGCGGGACTGCTTCGGGTGCCTTCGAGAGTGGTGCGACGCGTTCTTGTGA
- the CST6 gene encoding cystatin-M — protein MARPSLLLPLGLALLALCLLALPRDARARPGDREVGELQDLSPNDPQVRKVTQAAMASYNMGSNSIYYFRDTTILRAQSQLVAGIKYYLTVEMGSTACRKNAMAGDHIDLTTCPLATGVQQEKLRCDFEILMVPWQNSFQLLKHDCVPL, from the exons ATGGCGCGTCCGAGCCTCCTGCTGCCGCTGGGCCTGGCCCTGCTCGCGCTCTGCCTCCTGGCGCTGCCCCGCGACGCCCGGGCCCGGCCGGGGGATCGCGAGGTCGGAGAGCTGCAGGACCTGTCGCCCAACGACCCGCAGGTGCGGAAGGTGACGCAGGCGGCCATGGCCAGCTACAACATGGGCAGCAACAGCATCTACTACTTCCGCGACACCACCATCCTCCGGGCGCAGAGCCAg TTGGTGGCGGGCATCAAGTACTACCTGACCGTGGAGATGGGGAGCACGGCCTGCCGGAAGAATGCCATGGCTGGAGACCACATAGACCTCACCACCTGCCCCCTGGCCACAGGGGTGCAGCAGGAG AAGCTGCGCTGTGACTTTGAGATCCTTATGGTTCCCTGGCAGAACTCCTTCCAACTTCTAAAGCACGACTGTGTGCCCCTGTAG